In the genome of Ewingella sp. CoE-038-23, the window AAGCCCTGCATGCTGACGCGTTCGTCGGGATAGGTAAGCCCGAGCCGCTAAAGCACAAAAGGCCATTATGGTCACGACGTATCGACCGGGAACACCGGCTTGTCTACTACGTTAAAGACGGCGAAATTGTTATCATTGCCTGTCGTTTTCATTACACCGGCATCTGATAGGCCCGCATTATGCGGGCTTTTTTGTGCCTGTAAGGGCAAACGCATCTGAAAAGTGAGACCGTTAGTTTATCCCTAGGGAAGGTGCGAATAAGCGGGGAAATTCTTCTCGGCTGACTCAGTCATTTCATTTCTTCATGTTTGAGCCGAT includes:
- a CDS encoding Txe/YoeB family addiction module toxin, coding for MKTVFTARAAEDYRYWQDNDPKKFERVRQLIKALHADAFVGIGKPEPLKHKRPLWSRRIDREHRLVYYVKDGEIVIIACRFHYTGI